TGATTAATGAACAGGGCGAACCACTTGGAACCCGAATTTTCGGTCCTGTGGCACGAGAACTTCGCGGCAAAAAATTTATGCGAATTATTTCGTTAGCGCCAGAAGTGCTTTGAGTGGAGGAAAAAGTGAAACTGCGAAAAGGTGACCCCATCATCATGATTGCCGGGAAAGATAAAGGCAAAACAGGAAAGATTTTGGAAGTGAATCCGAAAGAACAAAAGATTCGCGTTGAAGGACTTTGTCTTGTAAAACGTCATCAAAAAGCGAATCAACAACACCGTCAAGGAGGAATCCTTGAAAAGGAAGCGTGGTTTTCTCTTTCCAAGGCCTCCTTTTATGATGAAAAGTTAGGGAAAGCGACACGTCTCGGTTTTCGCGTGAGTAAAGGGAAAAAAGAGAGAATTTCAAAACGATCTGGAAATATTATTCAGGTGACAAAGTAGGAGTACGATTATGGCGAAGGAAAAAACGACAACAGAAAAGAGAGAGCCGAGCACGTTTGAAGAACATTATCGCAAACAGTGTGTGCCTCAATTAAAAGAAAAATTTAATTATAAAAATGTCATGGAAGTTCCGCGCGTACAAAAAGTGGTTGTCAACACATGTTTGAAAGAGTCACTTTCAGATGTGAAGATTTTGGAAGCGATAGCTGAAGAACTTGCGGTGATTACAGGTCAGCGCCCAGTTTATAC
This genomic interval from Deltaproteobacteria bacterium RIFCSPHIGHO2_02_FULL_44_16 contains the following:
- a CDS encoding 50S ribosomal protein L24; protein product: MIAGKDKGKTGKILEVNPKEQKIRVEGLCLVKRHQKANQQHRQGGILEKEAWFSLSKASFYDEKLGKATRLGFRVSKGKKERISKRSGNIIQVTK